In Rubrivirga marina, the following are encoded in one genomic region:
- a CDS encoding PID-CTERM protein-sorting domain-containing protein, which translates to MRLITIALALAFAVDFASAQSVPDWAAPIPPDERTTDPGGSSSAGTPPANPFTPAPVPLDGGLALLALAGAGLAARMLHQRHED; encoded by the coding sequence ATGCGGCTCATTACGATCGCGCTTGCGCTTGCATTCGCTGTCGACTTCGCCTCGGCCCAGAGCGTCCCCGACTGGGCCGCCCCCATCCCACCGGACGAGCGGACGACCGACCCGGGCGGGTCCAGCTCCGCCGGTACGCCGCCTGCCAACCCGTTCACGCCGGCGCCTGTGCCCCTCGACGGCGGTCTCGCTCTGCTAGCGCTCGCCGGCGCCGGCCTCGCCGCCCGCATGCTCCACCAGCGCCACGAGGATTGA
- a CDS encoding T9SS type A sorting domain-containing protein: protein MTGTGVAYESFAWQEPAVSTPGLPNATLTTTQTFATPSGTSTAYSFGSGDDDVAGFRQLGAALAGIRVDDLASRNLVQGIPGANGYPAQYPDADGTTEGSQGPNLYTAYDGGGYTVAPTTASVLQLGRGLLWYLFDQRIDPDDGLFGGGTSESFPLPQSQTYVGYGLTSGTYVLAFDRVNGQTFYLLANPRASDYDLSGIAMRTAGATISTTFQVYDPGTNGYAALTQGADALAKGQGVWAEVTGVTADAVTFGFDLDATTTGGVFQGRRALGAALDLRLDGVTAGGTTTVDGAARISLLDDATDGWDRHDASKLTPLVAPYALVAPVGTRDGEPRRQAVRSAPVGPVTTDLAFTATEAGTYTLSADVPTGWAADLLDRATGATTDLATASYTFDAGATEWTDRFELAVSPATTAAEQADAPIAEVGRPFPNPAAAGAQLRVRVGTTERVRVVVCDALGREAAVAFDGPLSGGADAVVSLPAGLRPGVYVVRVTGETFAQSRPLVVVR from the coding sequence TTGACGGGAACCGGAGTCGCGTACGAGAGCTTCGCATGGCAGGAGCCTGCCGTCAGCACGCCGGGCCTGCCCAACGCCACGCTGACGACCACCCAGACGTTCGCCACGCCGAGCGGGACCTCGACGGCCTACTCGTTCGGTTCCGGCGACGACGACGTGGCCGGCTTCCGCCAGCTCGGCGCCGCGCTGGCCGGGATTCGCGTCGACGACCTTGCCAGCAGGAACCTCGTCCAGGGCATCCCGGGCGCCAACGGCTACCCCGCCCAGTACCCCGACGCCGACGGGACGACCGAGGGCTCGCAGGGTCCTAACCTCTACACGGCCTACGACGGGGGCGGCTACACGGTCGCGCCGACCACGGCGTCGGTCCTCCAACTCGGCCGCGGGCTCCTGTGGTACCTCTTCGACCAGCGGATCGACCCCGACGATGGCTTGTTCGGCGGCGGGACGAGCGAGAGCTTCCCGTTGCCGCAATCGCAGACCTACGTGGGCTATGGGCTCACCAGTGGGACCTATGTCCTCGCTTTCGATCGTGTCAACGGGCAGACGTTCTACCTCTTAGCCAACCCGAGGGCCTCGGATTACGACCTGTCGGGCATCGCGATGCGGACCGCGGGCGCGACGATCTCGACCACCTTCCAAGTCTACGACCCGGGAACGAACGGCTACGCCGCGCTCACACAGGGGGCCGACGCGCTCGCCAAGGGTCAGGGCGTGTGGGCCGAGGTCACGGGCGTGACGGCCGACGCGGTCACGTTCGGCTTCGACCTCGACGCGACCACGACCGGCGGCGTGTTCCAGGGCCGGCGGGCGCTCGGGGCGGCCCTCGACCTCCGCCTCGACGGCGTCACGGCCGGAGGCACCACGACCGTCGACGGCGCGGCGCGGATCTCGCTCCTCGACGACGCCACCGACGGCTGGGACCGGCACGACGCCTCGAAGCTGACGCCGCTGGTGGCTCCGTACGCGCTCGTCGCGCCGGTGGGGACCCGCGACGGTGAGCCCCGCCGCCAGGCCGTCCGCTCAGCGCCTGTCGGCCCCGTCACGACCGACCTCGCCTTTACGGCCACCGAGGCCGGCACCTACACGCTCTCGGCCGATGTCCCGACAGGGTGGGCCGCGGACCTCCTCGACCGGGCGACCGGCGCGACGACGGACCTCGCCACGGCGTCCTACACGTTCGACGCCGGGGCGACCGAGTGGACCGACCGCTTCGAACTAGCGGTATCGCCCGCGACGACGGCCGCCGAGCAGGCGGACGCGCCCATCGCCGAGGTGGGCCGGCCCTTCCCGAACCCGGCGGCCGCTGGGGCCCAGCTCCGCGTCCGGGTCGGCACGACGGAGCGGGTGCGGGTGGTCGTCTGTGACGCGCTGGGCCGCGAGGCGGCGGTCGCGTTCGACGGCCCGCTCTCGGGCGGCGCGGACGCGGTCGTGTCGCTGCCGGCCGGGCTGCGGCCCGGCGTCTACGTCGTCCGCGTGACGGGTGAGACGTTCGCGCAGAGCCGCCCGCTGGTGGTCGTTCGCTAG
- a CDS encoding response regulator transcription factor, protein MPEPIVHVWLVEDNALYRETIADVIDAAPPHVASAFPSCEEALAALDAGALPDAVLMDIGLPGMGGVEGARVFQARAPAVPVVMLTVHQDTDTIFQAVCAGASGYLLKTATPEAILAAVDEVRAGGAAMDAQIARRVLTLFTSLAAPPPDYGLSERETEILQHLVAGQTKRQIAEALCLSPHTVDGHVRNVYGKLHVHTRGEVVAKALRERLV, encoded by the coding sequence GTGCCAGAACCGATCGTCCATGTCTGGCTCGTCGAGGACAACGCGCTCTACCGCGAGACCATCGCCGACGTGATCGACGCGGCGCCGCCGCACGTGGCGTCGGCGTTCCCGTCGTGCGAGGAGGCCCTCGCGGCGCTCGACGCGGGGGCGCTGCCGGACGCCGTGCTCATGGATATCGGGCTGCCAGGGATGGGCGGCGTCGAGGGCGCCCGCGTGTTCCAGGCCCGAGCGCCGGCCGTCCCCGTCGTCATGCTGACGGTCCACCAGGACACCGACACCATCTTCCAGGCCGTCTGCGCCGGCGCGTCGGGGTACCTCTTGAAAACAGCGACGCCCGAGGCCATCCTCGCGGCCGTCGACGAGGTCCGGGCCGGCGGGGCGGCGATGGACGCCCAGATCGCCCGCCGCGTGCTGACGCTGTTCACGTCGCTCGCCGCGCCGCCACCCGACTACGGCCTCTCGGAGCGCGAGACGGAGATCCTCCAGCACCTCGTGGCCGGCCAGACGAAGCGCCAGATCGCCGAGGCCCTCTGCCTCAGCCCGCACACCGTCGACGGCCACGTGCGGAATGTGTACGGCAAGCTCCACGTCCACACGCGGGGCGAGGTCGTGGCGAAGGCGCTCCGCGAGCGGCTGGTCTGA
- a CDS encoding ATP-binding protein — MDGPAPLDRRSRRLLALAFVVGLALAAGYVVRLAMEPHAGFAVPSDGVVAHVAEGSAAHSAGLRVGDRLADGEAARWRAGPAPASIRVVRGGRTLVLDLPRQSPTLAQRLLWLPWYRVVLVGVGLTALGIGWWIASRNPDAPGMVPLALSTAAAAPVYAAVGPSLVWTASMQDLHLAWDVVVTGLFQAFSLHWLLSFPRRIGGRRAIVAVYVVAGAVVGSLLVGTVGSGSVPEAWLYLRAGAVAALVLVLCVVQFARAPTQRTRQKAAWVLAAVAAYTTLDLLLWELPGAAGLPVFGSMGTVNALVGMSYLLIPVGIGIAVTREGLFGIDRFVTPGLAYGATVVLLVVAYAALAGGLVHALGRAPGSLPTPAAIALAAALFALLVPVQRRLFASIDRVFNRHERARRATLAAFDARVETAQTDDALRAALAETIRDGLDLDGCTVGPDATPEIVARPGVLDVRSTEGVSLDASLVEAAHVPLGDAGTARLGRRLSGAKLTEDHLALLAELGRRHDRAAERLRLLRELSARELEVAHTRLRIAGDLHDDIGASLSSMAVLSDLVRRNDALPETDRSRLDRLSASARTLVDDLRDIVWAIDPSSDRLRDLAERLRDTASSLLPGVAWTVEAPTEDDLPLDMEVRRHLLLVTKEALHNVARHADAATVRVRLDASPDALALTVEDDGRGFDPTDARSGHGLSSLRERAGQLGGTLTVDSRPGAGTRVYLHVPRADAEAGRAGTARTRRAPGGDGALS; from the coding sequence ATGGACGGCCCGGCCCCGCTCGACCGCCGCAGCCGCCGGCTGCTCGCCCTCGCCTTCGTGGTGGGGCTCGCGCTGGCGGCCGGCTACGTCGTGCGGCTGGCGATGGAGCCCCACGCCGGGTTCGCCGTGCCGTCGGACGGCGTCGTGGCCCACGTCGCCGAGGGCTCGGCGGCACACTCGGCCGGCCTCCGCGTCGGCGACCGACTGGCGGACGGCGAGGCCGCGCGCTGGCGGGCGGGGCCGGCACCCGCGTCGATCCGCGTGGTCCGCGGCGGCCGGACGCTCGTGCTCGACCTGCCCCGCCAGTCGCCGACGCTGGCGCAGCGGCTCCTGTGGCTGCCGTGGTACCGCGTCGTGCTCGTCGGCGTGGGGCTGACAGCCCTCGGGATCGGGTGGTGGATCGCCTCCCGCAACCCCGACGCGCCCGGCATGGTCCCGCTCGCGCTCTCGACCGCCGCCGCGGCCCCCGTCTACGCCGCCGTCGGCCCGTCGCTGGTGTGGACGGCCTCGATGCAAGACCTCCACCTCGCGTGGGACGTCGTCGTGACGGGGCTCTTCCAGGCGTTCAGCCTCCACTGGCTGCTGTCGTTCCCGCGGCGGATCGGGGGGCGGAGGGCGATCGTGGCGGTCTACGTCGTCGCGGGCGCCGTCGTCGGGTCCCTCCTCGTGGGGACGGTCGGCTCCGGATCCGTGCCCGAGGCGTGGCTCTACCTCCGCGCGGGGGCGGTCGCCGCCCTCGTCCTCGTCTTGTGCGTCGTCCAGTTCGCCCGCGCGCCGACGCAGCGGACGCGCCAGAAGGCGGCGTGGGTGCTCGCGGCCGTCGCGGCCTACACCACGCTTGACCTCCTCCTGTGGGAGCTCCCGGGCGCGGCTGGCCTCCCGGTCTTCGGGAGCATGGGGACCGTCAACGCGCTCGTCGGGATGAGCTACCTCCTCATCCCTGTCGGCATCGGGATCGCGGTCACGCGGGAGGGGCTGTTCGGGATCGACCGGTTCGTGACGCCGGGGCTGGCCTACGGCGCGACGGTCGTGCTCCTCGTGGTCGCCTACGCCGCGCTCGCGGGGGGGCTGGTGCACGCGCTCGGCCGGGCGCCCGGCTCGCTCCCGACGCCGGCCGCCATCGCCCTCGCCGCCGCCCTCTTCGCGCTTCTCGTCCCCGTCCAGCGGCGGCTGTTCGCGTCGATCGACCGCGTGTTCAACCGCCACGAGCGGGCGCGGCGGGCGACGCTGGCGGCGTTCGATGCGCGTGTCGAGACGGCGCAGACCGACGACGCCCTCCGCGCGGCGCTCGCCGAGACGATCCGCGACGGCCTCGACCTCGACGGCTGCACGGTCGGCCCCGACGCGACGCCCGAGATCGTGGCCCGTCCCGGCGTCCTCGACGTCCGCTCGACCGAGGGCGTCAGCCTCGACGCGTCGCTCGTCGAGGCCGCCCACGTGCCGCTCGGCGACGCCGGCACGGCCCGCCTCGGGCGGCGCCTCAGCGGTGCGAAGCTGACGGAGGACCACCTCGCGCTGCTGGCAGAACTTGGCCGGCGCCACGACCGCGCGGCCGAGCGGCTCCGCCTCCTCCGCGAGCTCAGCGCGCGCGAGCTCGAAGTCGCCCACACACGCCTCCGCATCGCCGGCGACCTCCACGACGACATCGGCGCGAGCCTCTCGTCGATGGCCGTCCTCAGCGACCTCGTCCGCCGCAACGACGCGCTGCCCGAGACCGACCGCTCCCGTCTCGACCGGCTCAGCGCCTCGGCCCGGACGCTCGTCGACGACCTCCGCGACATCGTCTGGGCCATCGACCCGTCATCGGACCGGCTCCGCGACCTCGCCGAGCGGCTCCGCGACACGGCGAGCTCTCTCCTGCCGGGCGTGGCCTGGACCGTCGAGGCGCCAACGGAGGATGACCTTCCACTGGACATGGAAGTCCGCCGCCACCTCCTGCTCGTGACGAAGGAGGCGCTCCACAACGTCGCCCGCCACGCCGACGCCGCGACCGTCCGCGTGCGCCTCGACGCGTCGCCCGACGCGCTCGCGCTGACGGTCGAGGACGACGGCCGCGGGTTCGACCCGACGGACGCACGGTCCGGACACGGCCTCTCCAGTCTCCGCGAGCGCGCCGGCCAGCTCGGCGGGACGCTCACGGTCGACAGCCGGCCGGGCGCCGGCACGCGCGTCTACCTCCACGTGCCCCGCGCGGACGCCGAGGCGGGCAGGGCCGGAACGGCGCGAACGCGCCGGGCCCCGGGCGGCGACGGGGCCCTTTCTTAG
- a CDS encoding T9SS type A sorting domain-containing protein, with amino-acid sequence MRTRLLPLLSVLLTASTVQLATSASAQSPVLRVSSFGDALIGVSASEAVTLRSGFWYVAQSAAAGGANAPPAPAEIISPPDGTEFVLDDLDPDAPLTVSWTEGTDPDGDALAYRWQLAASADFATLLLDEDAGSDTEITTTLAAILAAVGDVPAGDTTEAWHRVVTSDGSASSTDAARLALVRLGDVAAEADGPAALALHAPRPNPFGARTTLAYDLPAPGSVRLAVLDVLGREVAVVVEVDRPAGRHATALDAAALPAGVYVVSLEAGGARLTRTVTRLR; translated from the coding sequence ATGCGCACGCGCCTCCTCCCCCTCCTCTCCGTCCTGCTGACTGCGTCGACCGTGCAGCTGGCGACCTCCGCCAGTGCGCAATCGCCGGTGCTCCGCGTGAGTTCGTTCGGCGACGCCCTGATCGGCGTCTCGGCCAGCGAGGCCGTCACGCTCCGCAGCGGCTTCTGGTACGTCGCCCAGTCGGCCGCGGCTGGCGGGGCCAACGCGCCGCCGGCCCCGGCCGAGATCATCTCGCCGCCCGACGGCACCGAGTTCGTCCTCGACGACCTCGACCCCGACGCGCCCCTCACGGTCTCGTGGACGGAGGGCACCGACCCCGACGGCGACGCGCTCGCCTACCGCTGGCAGCTGGCCGCCAGCGCCGACTTCGCCACGCTCCTCCTCGATGAGGACGCGGGCTCCGACACCGAGATCACGACGACGCTCGCCGCGATCCTCGCCGCCGTCGGCGACGTGCCGGCGGGCGACACGACGGAGGCATGGCACCGCGTCGTGACGTCGGACGGCTCGGCGTCGAGCACGGACGCCGCGCGGCTCGCCCTCGTCCGCCTCGGCGACGTCGCGGCCGAGGCGGACGGGCCCGCCGCGCTCGCGCTCCACGCGCCGCGGCCCAACCCGTTCGGCGCCCGGACGACGCTGGCGTACGACCTCCCCGCGCCCGGTTCGGTCCGGCTGGCTGTGCTCGACGTGCTCGGCCGCGAGGTCGCCGTCGTCGTCGAGGTGGACCGCCCCGCGGGCCGCCACGCGACCGCCCTCGACGCCGCGGCGCTGCCGGCCGGCGTCTACGTCGTGAGCCTCGAAGCCGGCGGCGCGCGCCTCACACGGACGGTCACCCGGCTGCGGTAA